Proteins from one Leptonema illini DSM 21528 genomic window:
- the dapF gene encoding diaminopimelate epimerase, translated as MIEFFKMEGAGNDYVYVDLRENAKKILQLNTELLPRLCDRRYGIGGDGLVIIGPSDRAAGRMWMWNADGSASAMCGNALRCVSLYLSADARKKDLIVESGVGLHRAEIISRDENVMSGSVRLDMGRPLFEAHIIPFSRESKDLPGRPVRYQHGLKGLDEGHVLSMGNPHCVIFVDDPDTVDIESIGPRIENDPAFPERTNVEFVSIKADGSLYQRTWERGSGETLACGSGACAALVAAASAGLSGRTNTVHLRGGDLFIEWNETVHMTGPARLVFRGQIDEREFPLFSKDV; from the coding sequence ATGATTGAGTTTTTCAAAATGGAAGGGGCGGGTAACGATTACGTTTACGTCGACCTGCGCGAGAACGCGAAGAAGATCCTTCAGCTGAATACAGAGCTGCTTCCGCGTCTCTGTGATCGACGCTACGGCATCGGTGGCGATGGCCTTGTTATTATCGGCCCGTCTGATCGTGCAGCCGGGCGCATGTGGATGTGGAATGCAGACGGATCTGCATCGGCCATGTGCGGAAACGCATTGCGCTGCGTTTCTCTGTATCTGAGCGCCGATGCACGCAAGAAGGACTTGATAGTGGAAAGCGGCGTCGGCCTGCACAGAGCTGAAATCATATCAAGAGATGAAAACGTTATGTCTGGAAGTGTACGTCTGGACATGGGACGACCTCTCTTTGAGGCGCACATCATTCCCTTTTCCCGAGAGTCAAAAGACCTTCCTGGTCGACCTGTTCGTTATCAGCATGGATTGAAAGGATTAGACGAAGGGCATGTACTTTCCATGGGCAATCCGCACTGCGTCATCTTCGTCGATGATCCCGACACGGTCGATATTGAAAGCATCGGCCCGCGTATCGAGAACGATCCGGCATTTCCCGAGCGCACAAACGTGGAGTTTGTAAGCATTAAAGCTGACGGCTCGCTATATCAGCGTACGTGGGAGCGCGGCTCGGGTGAGACGCTTGCCTGCGGATCCGGCGCCTGTGCTGCTCTTGTCGCTGCAGCCAGCGCCGGCCTTAGCGGCCGCACGAATACCGTTCATCTTCGTGGAGGCGATCTGTTTATTGAATGGAATGAGACCGTGCACATGACCGGACCGGCGCGATTGGTCTTTCGAGGCCAGATCGATGAGCGCGAATTCCCGCTTTTCTCGAAAGATGTCTAA
- a CDS encoding lysophospholipid acyltransferase family protein has protein sequence MKILITLRDLFIYLFFLWLSVPFRLLPYPQALRLGTLVVRALFPLFPKYRRIALDNISHGFPELSGAEHERILDEHLNHLGYLIADTFWKSRMNQRWFEKYVRYAPGAEETERRLLEEARQKRGFILVSGHLGTWEDIAQFVGYRMNGAIVYKTIRNRFLDNWFKRHRGSLGTGLYTMEETSSLVKYLKQGGVIGLASDQNAGGAGIFIDFLNRPASTYKGPATIAYLTGAPIIFITLIHRGDGTVVLDFEDLGPLKKEDFSDKEEAIRVGTERWVKALERAVRKTPGQYFWVHRRWKTTPAMMEALKKK, from the coding sequence ATGAAAATTCTGATAACGCTGCGCGATCTTTTCATCTATCTTTTCTTTCTGTGGCTCTCGGTGCCCTTTCGACTGTTACCGTACCCGCAGGCTCTGAGGCTCGGCACGTTGGTCGTCCGCGCTCTGTTCCCGCTTTTCCCGAAATATCGCCGCATCGCCCTCGATAACATCTCGCATGGATTTCCCGAGTTGAGCGGTGCTGAACATGAGCGCATTCTCGACGAGCATCTGAACCATCTCGGTTATTTGATCGCCGATACGTTCTGGAAGTCTCGCATGAATCAGCGCTGGTTCGAGAAATATGTGCGTTATGCGCCCGGAGCCGAAGAAACCGAGCGCCGGCTTCTTGAAGAGGCCCGCCAGAAACGCGGCTTCATTCTCGTAAGCGGACACCTCGGCACATGGGAAGATATCGCTCAGTTCGTCGGCTATCGTATGAACGGAGCCATCGTCTACAAGACCATTCGCAACCGGTTTCTCGATAACTGGTTCAAGAGGCATCGCGGCTCACTCGGAACCGGGTTATACACAATGGAAGAGACCTCGTCGCTGGTTAAATATCTGAAGCAGGGCGGCGTAATCGGCCTCGCCTCGGATCAGAATGCAGGCGGCGCCGGCATATTCATCGACTTCCTGAACCGGCCGGCATCGACCTATAAAGGACCGGCCACCATCGCCTATCTGACCGGAGCGCCAATCATCTTTATAACGCTCATTCACAGAGGAGACGGCACCGTTGTGCTTGACTTCGAAGACCTCGGCCCTCTGAAAAAAGAAGACTTTTCAGATAAAGAAGAAGCCATACGCGTCGGCACCGAACGCTGGGTGAAGGCCCTTGAAAGGGCCGTCAGAAAAACGCCCGGACAGTATTTCTGGGTACATCGCCGCTGGAAGACCACACCGGCCATGATGGAAGCTCTGAAGAAGAAATAG